The nucleotide sequence CTCGACGATGCGTTTGCAGTCGGCGATGGAGGTGGCCATCGGCACGGTGCAGGCCACGTGTTTGCCGGCCTGGAGCGCTTTGATGGTTTGGGCGGCGTGGTCCGGGATGGGGGTGTTGATGTGGACGGCGTCGATCGCGGGATCACGCAGCATTTCATCGTAATCGGTGTAGCCTTTGGCGATGCCGAAGGCCTTTTGCAGCGCGCCCATTTTCTTGGCGTTGCGCTGGCACACCGCCACCAGGTTGGCGTGCGGATGAGCCTGATAGATGGGAATGAATTCCGCGCCGAAACCGAGCCCGGCGAGGGCAATGTTGATTCGTGGGGGCATGGGGAAAGGGGTAAAAGCGAGCGTATCTTAGCGGCTCGGCCACGGGGAAAACCATGAGAGGCTACGATTAAATATTGAGATATTTCACCAAGGCGTGATCTTGAAAATAAGACTGCACTGAGTGCGGTGCCCCGATTTTCCTCACTCTGGTATGAGATAATGCGTAAACGTTCCCTGCCAAGCTTACCGTCCCGGCGACGCGGGCCCCACCACGTAGCTTTGATTGTGGAAACCTCCAACGCCTACGCCCGCAATCTGCTGCACGGGGTGGTGCGCTACGTGCGGGAGCACACGCCGTGGTCGCTTTTTTTGGTCGAACAAAGTCGGGGGCAGACGGCGCCGGAATGGGTGGCGAACTGGCGGGGCGACGGGATCATCGCCCGGATCGAAAACCCGCAGGTGGCCGACGCGGTGCTGGCGTCGGGATTGCCGGCGGTGGATTTGAGTGCGGGGCGATTCGCGCCGTCGTTGCCCTGGGTCGAAACCGACGACGTGCAGATCGCGCGCATGGCGTTCAATCACCTCGCCGATCGCGGTTTCAAGGCGTTCGCGTATGGCGGGGACGAGCGCTTCATGTGGTCGCGATCGCGGGGAGTGGAATTTGCCCGGTTGGTGCAGGCGCGGGGATGTCGACTGCATGAACTGCCGCCGTCGGCGCAGGTGTCCGACGTAGCGCAACAGGTCGATCAATTGGAGCAATGGGTCGCGGGCTTGCCCAAACCGATCGGTATTTTTGCCTGCTACGATATTCGCGGTCAGCAACTGCTGGATGCCTGTCGCAATCTGGGGGTGGCGGTGCCGGAGGAAGTCGCCGTCGTGGGAGTGGATGACGATGATTTACTGTGCCAGCTGGCCTTTCCGCCGTTGTCGAGTGTGCAACCCAACGCCCGCCATACGGGTTACACGGCGGCGGCGTTGCTCGATGCCATGATGAACGGGGCGCCGCGGGAGGCGGTGGAGATTCGCGTGCCACCGCTCGGGGTGACGGCGCGGCAGTCCACGGACATTCTGGCGGTGAGTGACACGATCGTCGTGCGCGCGTTGCGCTTCATCCGGGAACACGCCTGTGATCCCATCGCGGTGACCGATGTGTTGGCGACAGTGCCGGTGTCCCGTCGGGTGTTGGAAAAACGCTTCGAGCAAGCCGTGGGACACTCGCCACATGCCGAAATCGTGGCGGTGCGCATGAACCGCGTGAAGGAACTGCTGCTGGAAACCGACCTGTCGTTGGAGATGATCGCGGCGCGCACCGGATTCGAGCATCCGGAGTATTTGACCGTGATGTTCAAACGCGAAGTGGGGGTGCCGCCCGGCCGTTTTCGCAAACGCGCCATGAGTGAATAATTTGCACAAGCCCGTTTCAACTGGATGAATCGACAGTCGGTTGCGCGAACGACGAGGAATTTGGCTTCGTGGGCGTTTGGATGACCGGTTCGGTTTGTGCTCGGCACCAAAATGTCCAAGCCTCGGTCCGGCCTTTTCCTTCAACCCCCTTTAACCCCCATGGACTCGTCCTCTTCTCTTCCTTCTCCTTCGCTCGCCGGCACGTTCGCCTTTTGGGTGCTACGGCTTTGGCTCGGTCTGCGTGCCGTGCTCACCGGGCTCGAAAAATACGCCGGTAAAGTCACCGAGCAGCAGCCCCTGCTCG is from Synoicihabitans lomoniglobus and encodes:
- a CDS encoding AraC family transcriptional regulator codes for the protein METSNAYARNLLHGVVRYVREHTPWSLFLVEQSRGQTAPEWVANWRGDGIIARIENPQVADAVLASGLPAVDLSAGRFAPSLPWVETDDVQIARMAFNHLADRGFKAFAYGGDERFMWSRSRGVEFARLVQARGCRLHELPPSAQVSDVAQQVDQLEQWVAGLPKPIGIFACYDIRGQQLLDACRNLGVAVPEEVAVVGVDDDDLLCQLAFPPLSSVQPNARHTGYTAAALLDAMMNGAPREAVEIRVPPLGVTARQSTDILAVSDTIVVRALRFIREHACDPIAVTDVLATVPVSRRVLEKRFEQAVGHSPHAEIVAVRMNRVKELLLETDLSLEMIAARTGFEHPEYLTVMFKREVGVPPGRFRKRAMSE